A region from the Serinibacter arcticus genome encodes:
- a CDS encoding MIP/aquaporin family protein, with product MSNIFVPELIGTALLILLGGGVVANVILKGTKGFGGGWLLINFGWGLAVFTGVYAAFRSGAHLNPAVTVGLWTSGGDFFAGNADLGLDPIAANAGNALIYIAAQLVGAIIGAFLVWVIYKDHFDAEEDPGAKLGVFATGPAIRSLGRNFVTEVIATFVLVFTIIHFGPTPTAIGPLAVALVVVGIGASLGGPTGYAINPARDLGPRIVHALLPIKGKGSSDWGYSWVPIAGPLVGGALAGLVGGALTVI from the coding sequence GTGAGCAACATCTTCGTGCCCGAACTCATCGGGACCGCACTGCTCATCCTGCTCGGCGGTGGCGTCGTCGCCAACGTCATCCTCAAGGGCACCAAGGGCTTCGGCGGCGGCTGGCTGCTGATCAACTTCGGTTGGGGCCTCGCGGTCTTCACCGGCGTGTACGCCGCCTTCCGCTCCGGCGCCCACCTGAACCCCGCCGTGACCGTCGGTCTGTGGACCAGCGGTGGCGACTTCTTCGCCGGCAACGCCGACCTGGGCCTCGACCCGATCGCCGCCAACGCGGGCAACGCCCTCATCTACATCGCCGCCCAGCTGGTCGGCGCCATCATCGGCGCCTTCCTGGTCTGGGTCATCTACAAGGACCACTTCGACGCCGAGGAGGACCCGGGCGCCAAGCTCGGCGTCTTCGCCACCGGACCCGCGATCCGCTCGCTCGGTCGCAACTTCGTCACCGAGGTCATCGCCACGTTCGTGCTGGTCTTCACGATCATCCACTTCGGCCCCACGCCGACCGCCATCGGTCCGCTCGCCGTCGCCCTCGTGGTGGTCGGTATCGGCGCCAGCCTCGGTGGTCCGACCGGCTACGCCATCAACCCCGCCCGCGACCTCGGTCCGCGCATCGTCCACGCCCTGCTCCCGATCAAGGGCAAGGGCTCGTCCGACTGGGGCTACTCCTGGGTCCCGATCGCCGGCCCGCTGGTCGGCGGCGCGTTGGCCGGTCTGGTCGGCGGCGCGCTCACCGTCATCTGA